One Triticum dicoccoides isolate Atlit2015 ecotype Zavitan chromosome 3B, WEW_v2.0, whole genome shotgun sequence genomic window, AGCATCTCTCTTCAGGAATTTATCTAGTGAATATTAAGTAAGAGAAAATAATCATATATGAGCCCTATGTTATACTCCATCGAAAATTATAAGTACATGTCATTTATCCCTGAACTTTGCTGTAACATGGCCAACATGCATGCCTTAACACTGACAACCTTGTTTGCCTGTTTCAGCTTTTGACACAAATTCCTGAAGAGATGTCTAAATTTACAAAGAGAACAAGATAACTAGCCAACCTATTAATACAGTGCAAGAAACACTGCAAATATATAAGAAATAACTTGCTTAAGTAAAGCATTCCAAAAGAAAAATCACTCATGCAAACAAATCATATAGAACACACCATCATTCTGAGAACAACATATCATAGAGATAGTAGGTACTTCTACAGATGTGCCGAAAATAACACAGATGGTTTTTTTCATAATTGGTAAACAGGCTACAACCGGTTGAGAATACTGATCTTGCAGACAAAACAAAAAGAGGCTCCAAGGTCCTGATGCCTTGCCCCAACACCGAGAAGAGACAGTAGCGAACCCAAGGAACAGATAAGTAATTCACCCACAATGTAAATGGTAAGTTTGGTACCAGAGGACAACACAATTACCATAAACCATCAAAATACTGGATTGACTTGTTACTGAATCCTGAATGTCAAGGAACAGATGGAAATAATTCACCCCGAATGTAAATGGTAAGTTTGGTAACAGAAGACAACAACAATTACCATAAACGATCAAAATACAGGATTGACTTGTCATTGAATCCTGAATATCAAGGAACTTCGTCAGGACCTTCGGCGTGATGCAGGTCCAAAGAAGAGATCAGTTCTGGATGGTAGCTGGATGTTTTGATTCAGTAGGAGAACAAGGCAATGCTTTTCACAGAATATCCTTCTCTGGTTGTCATCATTCCTCATATGAAGGGATAAAATCTTTCATTCTCTGGTAACAGAAAAGTACTCCACGATGAATGGTGGTATGGTTGGAAGAGACCATTATACGTCCTCGGAAACAACCACTCCAGCCTGCGACTCTCCAAGCACAGACAAGCAAACCAACAAGTGTACTCGAGCGGATGGAACATCTGTGATGTTGTGAAGTACACTATGCTACCCCGCATTGCCGCAATTTCCAGCCCATTGGTTAAGTGCCCAAGCTTCCGTCGAACTTTATCAGTCAGGTCGAATACCCTGATGTTAGCCCATGCCCCAGCATCAAGGCCATCTTCTTGACGCAGCATGAAACCAATGTTGAATCCATTTGAATAAGCAATGCACATGTTATCGCCGTTAATTTGGCCAAGGATCGAGCTGGGAAAACCATCCAGATTCAGGAGAGGTGGGATCATCTCAACAAACAATCGCGGGTTGTTTCGGTCGGGGTCCAAGACAACCACATACGCACGATTCCGATATGGCCAGTAGATGAAATTACCCACTCGCATGCCGCTCTCAGGCAAAAGATCACCTTGGCCGCCTTCCGGGTCGGGCTGCGGGACATCCAACCATGGGGAGAGGAACCAATCGCCGCCTATTCCCAagaatgaggagaagaccgcagccCGCAACCTGAACTTTCCATGGGCAACAAGACAGAAGATGCGAAAGCTCTCGGGGTTTTCGTCATCGCAGATCAGGCCGGCGTGAAGGAATTGACCATCGCCTTcgcggtcgtcgtcgtcgtcgaagaTGTGGGCGTCACTCAGATCAAAGAACCGTTCGCACCACCGTGCCAAGGGGTTTAGCAGCGCGAGCAATAGCTCGCCCAGTTTCTTGAGGAGAAGGTAGCCGCCACGGGCGTCGTAGACGATCCAGTTAGCTTCCGGTCCATCGCGCGCCTGGAGGGTGGTGAGGAAAAAGTCACCGCTCAAGATGGCGGCCACGAGCTCCGGATCATTCCGGCGGGCGGGGGCGAAGGCGGGGATGCAGGGGACACCATGAAATGGTGTGTCGAAGAAGAGGCCGAGGAGGGGCACCGGGTGGAGGTCGATGAATTGACGGCGGAAGGGGGGAAAATTGGTCACCAGGTTGCGCCAGGCCAGGCAGGTGCAGGCGGCGCGGACGAGGTCCGAGAGGGAGGCAAGGCGGAGGAAGATATCGAGCAGCAGGTTTTCAGGGAGGTCGTCGATggtggcggccgccgccgccggctggCCGTTGGCGGCCATAGATACGGCGGTTGGACGGGGGTTTCCCTCGCCGAACCAACCAACTCGGTCTGATAGAAGGAAATGAGCCGCTCCGTAAACAGGAGAAGTGGGTTATTAACCCCAGCAAGAGAGGATGTCGCTGGGCGCTGGCATTGTCCATCTGGTTTTGAAGTTTTAGGAGAATACCATGGTTTTCTTCAAAAAACCATGGTTTAAAATACTTTGA contains:
- the LOC119281198 gene encoding uncharacterized protein LOC119281198 gives rise to the protein MAANGQPAAAAATIDDLPENLLLDIFLRLASLSDLVRAACTCLAWRNLVTNFPPFRRQFIDLHPVPLLGLFFDTPFHGVPCIPAFAPARRNDPELVAAILSGDFFLTTLQARDGPEANWIVYDARGGYLLLKKLGELLLALLNPLARWCERFFDLSDAHIFDDDDDREGDGQFLHAGLICDDENPESFRIFCLVAHGKFRLRAAVFSSFLGIGGDWFLSPWLDVPQPDPEGGQGDLLPESGMRVGNFIYWPYRNRAYVVVLDPDRNNPRLFVEMIPPLLNLDGFPSSILGQINGDNMCIAYSNGFNIGFMLRQEDGLDAGAWANIRVFDLTDKVRRKLGHLTNGLEIAAMRGSIVYFTTSQMFHPLEYTCWFACLCLESRRLEWLFPRTYNGLFQPYHHSSWSTFLLPENERFYPFI